One Coffea arabica cultivar ET-39 chromosome 5c, Coffea Arabica ET-39 HiFi, whole genome shotgun sequence DNA window includes the following coding sequences:
- the LOC113689864 gene encoding phenolic glucoside malonyltransferase 1-like, which translates to MATPDAVTVLKHSLVSPPSSAAATEMSLPLTFLDMRWSHISPIQRLVLYQVPQLSRAHFIEHIIPKLEHSLSLTLQHFLPLAGNLIVPSNSNSGTPEIRYKNGSSLALIIAECTTIDFNYLTANHARNCCDFHPLIPELKPSNEDDSGSTARTTPVLALQVTLFPDCGVSIGISNLHTVGDAGCIFGFMKTWAALCSKFLEDNIDRDDVAATLVSDSPPCYDRTMIKDTKGLSSIFWDQGVVFIKLFQNESSTDTTAKPMTKTDKVRRSFVISRNNIEKLKRLALQKRPQLVHLSSFTVICAHVWTCLVKCRGPSGEHVDDEEVEYFCCTADCRGRMDPPLPSNYFGNCQTVIRKNEKNGKLIGEEGFPIAVESIGEGIHQRLKNNDSLFDDADTWLPGIAGINLDRLVSVAGSPRYNYYNLDFGWGKPKKFEFISIDTSGAISLSGSRETDGDIEVGLALSKPRMDAFAVIFNDRLNSL; encoded by the coding sequence ATGGCTACACCCGATGCAGTCACCGTGCTTAAGCATTCTTTAGTGTCACCACCGTCGTCTGCGGCGGCCACTGAAATGTCTCTTCCTTTAACATTCCTTGATATGCGCTGGTCGCACATTTCCCCCATCCAACGCCTCGTACTTTATCAGGTACCTCAGCTCTCTAGAGCCCATTTCATCGAGCACATCATTCCTAAGCTTGAACATTCACTCTCCTTGACACTCCAACATTTTCTTCCCCTAGCCGGGAATTTGATAGTGCCTTCCAATTCAAATTCTGGCACGCCCGAAATTCGTTACAAAAATGGAAGTTCACTAGCACTAATCATTGCTGAGTGTACCACGATTGATTTCAATTATCTTACAGCAAACCATGCACGGAATTGTTGTGATTTTCATCCTTTGATTCCTGAATTGAAACCATCTAATGAGGATGATTCCGGATCCACAGCCAGGACTACCCCAGTTCTTGCTCTTCAGGTTACATTATTTCCAGACTGTGGAGTGTCTATTGGAATCTCAAATCTCCACACTGTCGGAGATGCCGGCTGCATTTTCGGATTTATGAAGACGTGGGCAGCTTTATGCTCCAAATTTCTTGAAGACAATATCGACAGAGATGATGTTGCGGCAACTCTAGTAAGTGATTCTCCACCATGTTACGATAGGACTATGATCAAAGACACAAAGGGACTTAGCTCAATTTTTTGGGACCAAGGGGTCGTCTTCATAAAGCTTTTTCAAAATGAGAGTTCTACTGATACTACAGCAAAACCTATGACCAAAACAGACAAAGTTCGCAGATCTTTTGTTATTAGCAGAAACAATATTGAAAAACTCAAGAGGTTAGCCCTGCAAAAACGGCCACAATTAGTTCATTTATCATCATTTACGGTAATTTGTGCCCATGTTTGGACTTGCTTGGTAAAATGTCGCGGTCCAAGTGGAGAACATGTAGATGATGAAGAGGTGGAATACTTTTGTTGCACGGCTGATTGTAGAGGACGTATGGATCCACCTTTACCTTCCAACTATTTTGGCAATTGCCAAACAGTTattaggaaaaatgaaaaaaatggaaagttaatTGGAGAAGAAGGATTTCCAATTGCAGTTGAGTCAATCGGGGAGGGCATTCATCAGAGATTGAAGAACAATGATTCACTCTTCGACGATGCCGACACGTGGTTGCCGGGTATTGCAGGTATAAATTTGGACAGGCTTGTTTCCGTGGCTGGCTCACCAAGGTATAACTATTACAATCTGGATTTTGGATGGGGAAAGCCTAAAAAGTTCGAGTTCATTTCGATTGATACTTCAGGGGCCATTTCTCTTAGTGGGAGTAGAGAAACAGATGGAGATATTGAGGTTGGTTTAGCCCTTTCCAAGCCAAGAATGGATGCTTTTGCGGTTATTTTTAACGACCGGCTTAATTCTCTGTAA
- the LOC113689481 gene encoding phenolic glucoside malonyltransferase 1-like produces the protein MATPDAVTVLKHSLVSPPSSAAATEMSLPLTFLDMPWLHFSPIQRLVLYEVPQLSRAHFIEHTIPKLEHSLSLTLQHFLPLAGNLIVPSNSNSGTPKIRYKNGSSLALIIAECTTTDFNYLTANHSRNCCDFHPLIPELKPSTEDDSGSTARTTPVLALQVTLFPDCGMSIGISNHHTVGDAGSIFGFMKTWAALSSKFFEDNIDRDDAAATLVSYSPPCYDRTMIKDTKGLGSIFWDQGVLLIKLFQNESSTDTTAKPMTKKVRRSFVISRNNIEKLKSLALQKRPQLVHLSSFTVICAHVWTCLVKCRGPSGEYVDDEEVEYFCCAADCRRRMDPPLPSNYFGNCQTLVRTNEKNGKLIGEEGFPIAVELIGEGIHQRLKNNDSLFDDADKWLPDAAGINMDRLVSVAGSPRYNYYNLDFGWGKPKKFEFISIETSGAISLSGSRESDGDIEVGLSLSKPRMDVFTVIFNDQHNSL, from the coding sequence ATGGCTACACCCGATGCAGTCACCGTGCTTAAGCATTCTTTAGTGTCGCCACCGTCGTCTGCGGCGGCCACTGAAATGTCTCTTCCTTTAACATTCCTTGATATGCCGTGGTTGCACTTTTCCCCCATCCAACGCCTCGTCCTTTATGAGGTACCTCAGCTCTCTAGAGCCCATTTCATCGAGCACACCATTCCTAAGCTTGAACATTCACTCTCCTTGACACTCCAACATTTTCTTCCCCTAGCCGGGAATTTGATAGTTCCTTCCAATTCAAATTCTGGCACGCCCAAAATTCGTTACAAAAATGGAAGTTCACTAGCACTAATCATTGCCGAGTGTACCACGACTGATTTCAATTATCTTACAGCAAACCATTCACGGAATTGTTGTGATTTTCATCCTTTGATTCCTGAATTGAAACCATCTACTGAGGATGATTCCGGATCCACAGCCAGGACTACCCCAGTTCTTGCTCTTCAGGTTACATTATTTCCAGACTGTGGAATGTCTATTGGAATCTCAAATCACCACACTGTCGGAGATGCCGGCAGCATTTTCGGATTTATGAAGACGTGGGCTGCTTTGAGCtccaaattttttgaagataATATCGACAGAGATGATGCTGCGGCAACTCTAGTAAGTTATTCTCCACCATGTTACGATAGGACTATGATCAAAGACACAAAGGGACTTGGCTCAATTTTTTGGGACCAAGGGGTCCTCCTCATAAAGCTTTTTCAAAATGAGAGTTCTACTGATACTACAGCAAAACCTATGACCAAAAAAGTTCGCAGATCTTTTGTTATTAGCAGAAACAATATTGAAAAACTCAAGAGCTTAGCCCTGCAAAAACGGCCACAATTAGTTCATTTATCATCATTTACGGTAATTTGTGCCCATGTTTGGACTTGCTTGGTAAAATGTCGTGGTCCAAGTGGAGAATATGTGGATGATGAAGAGGTGGAATACTTTTGTTGCGCGGCTGATTGTCGACGACGTATGGATCCACCTTTGCCTTCCAACTATTTTGGCAATTGCCAAACACTTGTTAggacaaatgaaaaaaatggaaagttaatTGGAGAAGAAGGATTTCCAATTGCAGTTGAGTTAATCGGGGAGGGCATTCATCAGAGATTGAAGAACAATGATTCACTCTTCGATGATGCTGACAAGTGGTTGCCGGATGCTGCGGGTATAAATATGGACAGGCTTGTTTCCGTGGCTGGCTCACCAAGGTATAACTATTACAATCTGGATTTTGGATGGGGAAAGCCTAAAAAGTTTGAGTTCATATCGATTGAAACTTCAGGGGCCATTTCTCTTAGTGGGAGTAGAGAATCAGATGGAGATATTGAGGTTGGTTTATCCCTTTCCAAGCCAAGAATGGATGTTTTTACGGTTATTTTTAACGACCAGCATAATTCTCTGTAA